The Populus trichocarpa isolate Nisqually-1 chromosome 18, P.trichocarpa_v4.1, whole genome shotgun sequence genomic interval AAGATTAAAATATGGTAAAGTTGTATTGTGGTATTACCATTACCCACTCCGGCACTGCTGCCCCTTGGATGCTATCACAGTATGGTAGATATGGTTTGATGTCTAGTATTGGCTGTTAATAAAAGTAGCACAGTGAGTACAACAAATATCATGGAAACCACGCATATGCATTCTATTCAGGATAATgctaaaagaaagaggaaagatATCAATCAAAGGCAGCGTGactaggaaagaaaaaacatgggaAACTTACTGTCCCGTCAACCAGGTCAACACCAGATAGAAGAACCATGTTTCCTTGTACAGCCTCCACCTAAAGTAAACAACGGATATTGTTACTAATTGTTAAGTAAAGGAATTTCCTTCTTCTGCAAGTTCTAACATTTCATTAAGAAAAAGCACCATGCGGTGCAAGATTCAGTGTGACACTCTGAACATGAGGATGAAATGCATCTAGTTTCCCAGAAATCTTTTATTGGTGAGAATCGAATAAAATCCATAAATGCAGGAACCAAGGGAGTGCTGCCCATTTGCACAAGTAAGAAAAAACAGGAACTAGTTTTAAGAAGTTTGATTATTCCCTTCCCATATCAATGAGCCTTGATATTAATCTACCCCAATCTAGATacatttattctaattttttcatcAGCATATGCAACACAGCTAGaagcatgtaaaaaaaattatcctaccTTTGCAACAGTGAGCCCAATAGGGCATGGGCGATGTGGAGATCTTGTAGCAAAGACTCCCATCTTTCCTCCTTTCAGTCTTGGTACTCTAACCTATCCAACCAGCCATACTTTTGTAGAAACTTCATATAAGAACAATCttaaatagaaatcaaactATACAATATATCTAGTAGCAACGGTTACCTTAGCCTTAAACTTTGATCTAGACGGATGCTTCCATAACTTCACCAAATCTGTATTCAAATGAAACACATATATAATCCAGCAATGAGAATATTCTACAAGACCCTCAAGGGATGCTGGAGGAACCCGAGCTGAGTCAAAGACTAAGCATGCCCTAGCAAGAGGTACGAGTAAGGGTTGCCTTGGAGTCCCATTTCTGCACCAATAATGAGTGAGTTGGCTTCTATTCATGAACAACCATTTGCAAAAGCATAGATAAATGCACAGACTTTCCAAGTTTTTTGCCTGAGCTTGCGTGCATAAAATgtacaaaatttcaaaacagGAATTCAACTTGTGTCAGCATTAAGCATAGGATTGGAGAACAGAACAATGTGCTCAGTATACAGGATTCATAATGACAGAAATCAATCATGAATTTGGACTTCAAATGATGGACTTGGTGAACTTAGGAGATCTAAAAGGGAGACGGTCAGATACGCAAAAACAAAATCGATTCTTTCTTAACAGGAACCATTCAgatatcaaaaaccaaaatgaaagtGTTTCGTTACAATGCAGTAAGAAAAATTTCCTGTTATTTGAGTCTGGGAGAGCGTTGAAGGGATGCAGTATTCAGAAAAGTTTCTGCTTTCCATGGAGAACAGCAATGGCAGTTCCGATTGCTTAAGTAATCAATGAAACGAATCTCTTGTCTACTTATATACTTCTATTCCTCCTAAAAATTATCTGAGAGTGTCAATTTGTAGCTTTCTTGTACCCTTACTTCACTTGGTTGCTGTACCACATGAAGAATGAATAAACAATCTCTAATTTGGATCACCGAGGAAGATTACCTGGTTGAGAAGCAAGACTGAACAACTCCAATAGGGGTCATGGGATAAGAAGCCTGCTCCAAATTCTCAGACTTGGGTTGTGCTAAGGTCTTCCTCAAATCCTACAAAACCAATAAGGAGCACCAATTTTATCAATGGTCACAACAATAAGACAATATAATAAGAGAAAGGGCTCAGTATAAAAGAAGTGCATAGATTAAAAAAGAGACCTGTTGGGCTCTAATTCGACCTTGTCTCTCAGCAGCACTTTTTTGCATACAAGAATTGAGAGAAATCTCAAGTTCTTGAATCTTTGAATAcaaaacttttgatttctttctacaaaaataaactgaaagaaagaaagcttcAGTGTACAGTCCACACCTAGTATACAGTAAATTCTTAGAAGACATGAAAAGAAGGGAAGAGTACGAGAGATAGCTGCTGTTGAGGCAGAAAGAAGTGCAAGTGCCACAGTTATGGTGGTTGTCACAGGCAACCATTTTGAGTTTACAGTAGAACCCATCTTCTCAAAGTTTttgcgctctctctctctctctacttaAGCACTGAGACCGCCTGCCTAGCCTAGGTTAGTTTTACTTGTGTATGCACAAGTACAGTGGATTCTGGCGTGTTGTGGTTTGGGCCGAATTGAAAATAATCTTTCATACTGTGGCCTAAACTAAGTTGTAGAGAATAAGGGAGCTTTGTGTAATTAGCGGAACCCCTAATTAATggaaattaaaatcaagaagCTAATTTTCACAGAGTCTctgtttatttctttattttaaattccaaaAGACTCGTAGCTGGGTAGGGTTTTTTcttgttatcattttttttcttcttcttgaagTGAAAAGATAACTATTAAGATGAATGACGacattaaacaaaattataaatgattttttttaaatattcaacacacacacttttttttttttaatcaaaatagttTGTATCAATTCAGAATAGAGGTAACATGCTCGTGATTTCAGGATTAATGGGAAAGGGATGCCTTGAAGATCGAGCACACACCAATGAACGAAGAAAAGTGACAACAAATCCCTAAGATGCCAAAACAATTCGTTTTTCGCCGTAGTAGGCCCAGAAAACAGAACTAGAAATAATGCACGGTCTGATATTAGAAGCCTCTGCAGTGTCATCCTCGACTTGAGGCCGTTCTAAATAAAAGACTCCAATGAAAATGCCatgtaaattgtattttttttaattttaaaaattttttatttttatttaaaataaatttttttatatttttatatcattttaatgtgttgatgtcaaaaataattttaaaaataaaaaaactttattttaatatatttctaaacaaaaaacactttaaaccgccACTACTACAACAATTCCGAACACACCCTTaagtaaaatttgaaattattattattatttttatttgaaattaatttttttatattttcaaatcattaaaaaatatatatttttaaaaataatattattttaatacattttcaaacaaaaacaaacattttaaaaaataacctcaaACTGAAAACATAAGTGAATCTAAGTCACCAATGTTTGCTTCCTTGTTGAGGTGACAAAATTAATGGTTCACTTGACTCCCTATCCAGGAGTTGCAGAAGAGGCTTGAGCTTTGATCACAAGCAAAGTAGCATCTGTATGCTTGACTGAACCATGGCTGCACCAACTTGTGGATCTACTTCAAAGGATCAATGTTTGAAACCTGTAAATTCCAAGCCATTTCTAAGCCTGTCAGAACTGCCCATATCCACCTCAGCTGCCAAAAACACAGGCTCTCTTCTATGCAAACCACTTCACCGAGCACCACATTGGTGCCTGATTAAGCCTCCTACATCTACCATACTGGGTTTACCCTACAAGCCCCCTCGGTAGCctagttattttcttttcttgataaaCCAGaggaaatattataaataaggcACCAAGtaaacattaataaacaaaaacacaaaagctTGGACAAAAATGAGACCGCGAGTATCAACACAAAAGCTAACACaaaatgatgaagaaactaATAAAAGAAGACACTGACATTGAAGAGCCTCGAAAATTGTTTGAGCAACCTAAACCTCCAAAAACACTAggtcaacaaaaataatcaggAGCATCCTCATTCAATTAGAAACTTCTCCAAACATCACCCAGGTGATCAAGAAGCACACTAGAGAAATCAATGACAGCAGCCCGCCATCAAACCAAAGATTAAACGATACCAGAATAGAAATGGATACAGACAGAGATGCTATATTAGTGACAGAAAAAGTCTAGAGACATAAAGTGCATGAAAACAAGCAGGATTAAGATGCATTGCAGAGCTCCTGGAAATTCAGCAGCGGAAGAGTTCCAGCAGCAAAAGAGCACATAAACTAACAATCTTTAGACCCAAAAATCAGCAAACTCACAGGAGTAGCCAAAAGATGCCAGAGAAGCCAAAAGAGTAGATCCAACTCTAATGAAACAGCAGTACCTTCCTTGCAGCAGAACTGGGACAAGATTAAAGCAATCATCAGAATCAAACCTAGGGTATAAATCAGCATTTCTAGCAACTCCTAGTACAGCAAGATGGTCTGCAAAAAAAATTGGCTTCAAGCTAGACATGACAGAAAAGACTCTCTGGAATGATCTTCCTAAAGGGGAAAT includes:
- the LOC7461608 gene encoding uncharacterized protein LOC7461608 gives rise to the protein MGSTVNSKWLPVTTTITVALALLSASTAAISLYFCRKKSKVLYSKIQELEISLNSCMQKSAAERQGRIRAQQDLRKTLAQPKSENLEQASYPMTPIGVVQSCFSTRNGTPRQPLLVPLARACLVFDSARVPPASLEGLVEYSHCWIIYVFHLNTDLVKLWKHPSRSKFKAKVRVPRLKGGKMGVFATRSPHRPCPIGLTVAKVEAVQGNMVLLSGVDLVDGTPILDIKPYLPYCDSIQGAAVPEWVMVDNMLAVASVNFSEGFSSSLSDCWETAKKKSLYASPDELQCLIKQVLSWDIRSISQRNQPHDPLIKTGNGEAPHSALDSNQNQDQEASDNENSQVCHPSGDVTYHLILEGMDVSYRIDFNGNVIVENVVVSPDILNGNQNRSSFLMWRDELS